A single genomic interval of Thermocladium sp. ECH_B harbors:
- a CDS encoding radical SAM protein: MKEAQLYEELSNGVVKCTACPRRCRISPGLWGACGIRWNIDGKLYLMNYGRVIAAHIDPIEKKPLYHFNPGSAVFSIATTGCSWFCQYCQNADISQRRRVEGFEVTPQLLVDLAAAYGAHGFAYTYNEPTIFMEFARDVGILSHERGLFNSFVSNGYMTDEAISMAAQFLDAITVDLKGNASEKFLRRYVGVPSPEPIFAALRELKRKGIYVEVTDLVVPRVGDDLSDARRVARWIVDELGPETPVHFLRFHPDYKMLDIPPTPVETLEKHAEVAREEGLLYVYIGNVPGHELENTHCPSCGRVVIRRRGFELLEWNIEDGKCKYCGAKIHLRGELKPTWSEDRFMQVPIHLFSNYTEVKLSDVKGMRLPGEEAPQL; this comes from the coding sequence ATGAAAGAGGCTCAACTATATGAGGAGCTCAGTAATGGAGTAGTGAAGTGCACGGCCTGTCCACGTAGATGCAGAATATCGCCTGGGCTTTGGGGCGCGTGTGGAATTCGATGGAATATAGATGGCAAGCTTTACTTAATGAATTATGGTCGAGTAATTGCAGCGCACATAGATCCCATCGAGAAGAAGCCGCTTTATCACTTTAATCCAGGCAGCGCCGTGTTCTCCATAGCGACCACGGGCTGCTCATGGTTCTGTCAGTATTGTCAAAATGCCGATATAAGCCAAAGGCGAAGAGTGGAGGGATTCGAGGTAACGCCGCAATTACTTGTTGATTTAGCTGCCGCTTATGGGGCTCACGGCTTCGCCTACACATATAATGAGCCGACCATATTCATGGAATTCGCGAGGGATGTCGGAATCCTATCGCATGAGCGGGGCCTCTTCAATTCATTCGTGAGCAATGGATACATGACTGATGAGGCGATAAGCATGGCGGCTCAATTCCTTGACGCGATCACTGTGGATCTAAAGGGGAATGCAAGCGAGAAGTTCCTGAGGAGATACGTGGGGGTACCAAGCCCAGAACCCATATTTGCTGCCCTAAGGGAGTTAAAGAGGAAGGGCATATATGTTGAGGTGACCGATCTAGTGGTGCCCCGTGTTGGGGATGATTTAAGCGACGCGAGGCGCGTTGCGCGTTGGATCGTGGATGAGCTTGGGCCTGAGACCCCTGTTCACTTCCTGCGGTTCCACCCGGATTATAAGATGCTGGATATCCCGCCTACCCCAGTGGAGACGCTGGAGAAGCATGCAGAGGTTGCTAGAGAGGAGGGATTGCTCTATGTGTATATAGGGAATGTTCCGGGTCATGAATTGGAAAACACTCACTGCCCAAGCTGTGGTAGAGTAGTGATAAGGAGGCGAGGCTTCGAGTTGCTTGAGTGGAATATAGAGGATGGCAAATGCAAGTATTGCGGCGCTAAGATTCACTTAAGGGGAGAACTAAAACCTACTTGGAGTGAGGATAGATTCATGCAGGTCCCCATACACTTATTCTCGAATTATACTGAAGTAAAGCTAAGCGATGTTAAGGGGATGCGGCTACCTGGGGAGGAAGCTCCTCAATTATAG